The Christiangramia flava JLT2011 region TGAGAACGCCTTTTGCTTTACCTGAAAAACGGAGCAGCACTGTTCCGTCAATATCCATAGGATTATCTTCGTACAGGTAATTAAGGTCGGCCAGGATCTGTTCTACCTGCTGACCGGTCACGTATTCCACCATATTGAAAGCATGGGTCCCGATATCACCAATGCAGCAGCTAATGCCTGATTTACCAGGGTCCAGCCTCCAGGTACTCGAACGTTTTTCCTTATCGTGGATGATGGGGTTGATCCATCCCTGGTAATACTGGACGTCTACTTTTTGAATTTTCCCTATGACTCCGTCAGCGATCATTTGCTTCATCTGTCGCACCATCGGGTAGCCGGTGTAGGTGTAGGTGACCCCGAAAATTTTACCTTTTTCGGCTTGCAGATCTACCAGAACCTTGGCTTCTTCATAAGTGGTGGTGAGTGGCTTTTCGCAAATGACGTGAAAGTTGTTTTCCACGAGTTTTTTGGCCATCGGGAAATGCAGGAAGTTAGGTGTAAGCACTGAAATTACCTGAATTCGGTCTTCTTCAGCACGCTTATTTTCCTCTTCCACCAGATGATCCAGGTCACGGTAAAGCCGATCAGGATCCAGGCCCAGTTTTTTTCCGAAGTTGAGACTTTTGTCATAAGTAGGGTCAAAAACGCCTCCTACAACTTCATATTTATCGAACATGGAAGACGCTACGCGGTGAAGTACGCCGATTAGTGAATCTTCTCCACCGCCTAAAATCCCCAGTTTAATCTTACTCATAAACAGTTTTTAAATTTCTATTTGACTTTTATCTATTTTTTCGTTTCTGAAAAATAAGGCGAAAAGGATCATTACTCCAAATGCAAAGGCTGCCGGGAAGATCCAAATGGATTTCCAATCGTGGAGTTTTTCGCCCACCAGGTTGGAATCGCTAATAAGTCCTGCCACGTAAAAACCAATCAGCATTCCCACGCCATAGGTGGCGAGTGTGATCAATCCCTGCGCGGAACTTTTGAATTTTTCACCTGCTTTAAAATCGGTATAGATCTGGCCGGCCACAAAGAAAAAGTCATAGCACAGGCCGTGAAGAGCAATTCCCAGGATGAGCATAAAAACGAGCTCGCCGGCATCACCATAAGCGAATAACAGATAACGTATGGTCCAGGCAATCATCCCCGCGATAATGGTCATTTTAAAACCGAATCTTTTAAAGAAGAAGGGGAGCAGTAGCATAAAAAGTACTTCAGAAGCCTGACCTATGGTCATCAACCCGGTTGGATTTTCCGTACCGATTTCAGATAAAAATAAGTTGGCGTTTTGGTAATAAAAAGCCAGAGGGATACATATTAATACGGAAGCCAAAAAGAAAACCAGGAAATTTTTACTTTTCAGAAGGCTTAGCGCATCCAAACCTAAGGTTTCTACCAGGCTTACTTTTTTAGAACGGTCTACTGTTGGCGGAGTTTTAGGTAAGGTAAAGCTGAAAAGCCCCAAAAATGCTGAAGCGATTCCAACCATTAGGAAGGTGTTTCTTAGCATTCCCTCTTCTCGAGCTTCCGGAGCATCCCAAAAGAATACGTAACTAATTACCAGACCGGCCACGATCCAGCCAATAGTTCCAAAAACACGAATAAATGAAAACTCTTTTGCAGGGTCTTTCATCTGGTTGAAACTAACGGAATTTACCAGCGCCAGAGTAGGCATGTAGGCAATCATATAACCCAGGACAAGTGGATAAAATTCTGCAAAATTGGTGCTGTTATACATTAAATACATCAGTACGGCGCCTGCCAGATGCAGGATTCCCAGGATCTTTTCCGCGTTGAAAAAACGATCTGCGATAAGCCCAATAATAAAAGGAGCAATAATGGCTCCCCAGGACTGGGTGGAGAAGGCGGTAGCGATCTGTGCACCCGATGCATTCAGGTTAAAATCTAAAAAGGTACCTAAGGTTACGAACCATCCGCCCCAGATGAAGAATTCCAGGAACATCATGAGGGATAGTTGAAAGCGTACGAGTTTACTCATTTCGATACTTATTTTGTAGGGTTAGAGTTGTTTGGCTGAATTGATCAATAAGTTTTTAGTATCCATGATACCTTCCTCAGGAGAAATGTCGGTTCCTTCAAATTCTACCCCGATAAAACCAGTGTAGCCCGCATCTTTCACAATCTTCAGCATCTTTTTGTAATCTATCAACTCTTCCTCTCCGGCATCATCGAAGGTGTAAGATTTAGCGCTTACAGCTTTGGCATAAGGCATCATTTTTTCAACACCTTCATACCTTGGGTATTCCTCAATACATTTAGCTTCCCATCGTTCGCCGCCTTCACGTTTCAGGCAAAAATTACCAAAATCAGGAAGTGTTCCCACGTTTTCCATACCAACGCCCTTCATCACCTCCACCAGAAGATCCGCATCAGATGAAAGGTAGCCATGATTTTCTACGAGAATATTAATGTCTTTGTCTTCAGCATAAGTCGCCAGTTTTGACAAGCCATCTATAGAATTGGTTTTCCATTCTTCGGCTTCATCACTGCCGAATAGGTTCACACGAATGGAATGACAGCCTAGAAATGCTGCGGCATCTACCCATTTTTTATGATTTTCAACTGCCTGATTTCGCGCTACGGAATCATTGGCGGCCAGGTCGCCTTCCGCATCGACCATAAGCAACAAATTGCGAAGACCAAATTCTTCACTTTTTGCTTTCAGGGTATCTAATACGGCCTGCATTTCAGCTTCTGGATCTTCTGCATCCTTGATCCTCTGTGCGTAAAAAGCGGTAACGTATTCCAGGCCTTCAAAACCGTATTCATGGGCTTTTTCGGCAAAATCCATAGGATCCAGTTCTCCGGCGAAAATTGGTTTGTTCAAAGACCATTCTGCCAGTGAAAGTTTAAAGAAAAGGCTGTCTGTCGCGGTAGAATCCACATTGGCGGTTTCTCCCTGTTGTTCCTTATTGTTATTGTCTTTGCAGGAGGTGAAGGTAAAGCTCACCAATAAAAAGCTGAGTATCAGCAACTGCGATACTTTGAAGTAGTGTAGTCTCATTTTGTTTGACGCTAAAAGGTTTTAGTTATTTGCCTATGAATAATGAATTTTAAATGTAGTCTTTTTTTTAAAGATGTAAAATTTTGGGGTTAAATTTATATATTTGACAGACTTCGAACCCTAATATTATCAATAAACAATACAATTGTGAGCAATTTTTATGAAAATGACAGCTATGACGCGATAGTTGTTGGAACAGGTATCAGCGGAGGCTGGGCCGCAAAAGAACTAACCGAAAAAGGCTTTAAAACACTGGTGTTGGAAAGAGGCCGAATGGTGGAACACGTTAAAGATTATCCTACGATGAACGACGATCCGTGGGATTATAAATATAAAGGACAACTTCCACGTGAAGAAGTTAAAAGACAGGAGAAGCAGGCTCGTACCGGTTATACAGTTACCGAGTCCAGCAGGCACTGGTTTGTTGATGATATAAAGCATCCTTATAATGAAACGAAGCGTTTTGACTGGATGCGCGGGTATCACGTGGGGGGAAGATCAATTATGTGGGGTAGGCACAGCTATCGCTGGAGCGACCTCGATTTTGCGGCTAATAAACTGGATGGTCATGGTGTTGACTGGCCAATTCGTTATAAAGACATTTCGCCGTGGTATGATAAAGTAGAATCTTTTATTGGGGTTTGTGGGGAAAAACTTGGATTGAGCCAGTTGCCAGACGGGCAATTCCTGCCGCCTATGGATCTGAACTGCGTGGAGGATTATTTCAGAACCAGTATTTCAGATAACTTCAACGGAAGGGTCATGACTTCCGGAAGGGTAGCGCATATTACCGGAGATAAGAAATTTGAAGGTAGAAATAAATGCCAGTTTAGAAACCGATGTATCAGAGGTTGTCCTTATGGAGGATACTTCAGCAGTAACTCTTCTACACTGCCGGCTGCTGCCAAGACCGGAAATATGGATCTGAGACCTTATTCGATAGTTTCCGAAGTAATTTATGATCCAGAAACCAAACGTGCGAAAGGCGTCAAAGTGATCGATACGGAAACCAAGGAAGAATTCGAATATTATGCAAATGTGATCTTCCTTTGCGCATCGGCTATGGCTTCTACCAGCATTCTGATGCAGTCAAAATCTGACCGTTTTCCAAACGGACTAGGAAATGACAGTGGGGAACTGGGACACAATATTATGGACCACCACTTCCGAGTTGGTGCTTCGGGTAAATATGACGGTTTCCAGGATTCTTATTATAAAGGACGAAAACCTAACGGAATATACCTGCCTCGTTTCAGAAACCTAGAAGGAAATAAAGACAATCTTGATTTTGTACGTGGCTACGGTTACCAGGGTGGTGCCAGCCGCGGAAACTGGCAGGATATGATTGCTGAAGTGGGTTACGGAAAAGAACTGAAGGAAAAACTCACCGAGCCGGGAGGATGGACGATGGGACTGTTAGCTTTCGGAGAAACTTTACCGTATCATGAAAATAAAATGACTCTCGATTATGACAAACTGGATGAATGGGGACTACCAACCATCACGTTTGATGCTGAATTCAAGGAAAACGAGTTGAAAATGCGAAAGGATATGAGAGAGCAGGCCATCCAGATGCTGGAAAAAGCAGGATTTAAAGAGATTTCGTCTTATGATGATATCGGAGCACCAGGATTGGGAATTCACGAAATGGGAACCGCCAGAATGGGAAGAGATCCTAAAACCTCTGTTTTAAACGGAAATAACCAGGTTCATGAAGTTCCTAATGTGTATGTGACAGATGGAGCCTGTATGACATCTGCTTCCTGCGTGAATCCGTCGCTTACCTATATGGCACTAACCGCCAGGGCAGCCGATCATGCTTCTAAAAACTTTAAAAAATCCAACGCATAAAATTTCAGAATTATGGACAGAAGAAAAGCATTAAAAAATATAGGTCTGGGAGCAGGAATTTTTATCGTTGGACCTTCCACACTGAGTTTGCTGCAAAGCTGCAAGAATGAACCAGATTACGAATGGCAACCGGTGTTCCTATCGGCTTCCCATGGTTTTGCACTGAAAAGGATCCTGGACGTGATCATTCCAAAGACCGATACTCCCGGAGCTTCTGATCTGAACATCGCTCAGTTCATCGATTCGTATATGGACGTGGTGGCAGACCTGGACAGGAGAGATCATTTTGTAAAATCTTCCGAAGCTTTTTCCGCAGCTTTTAAAAATGAATATGATAAGGCCCATGAAGACGGAACCGATGAAGATTTTGAGAATATCGTGAAGAAATACCTGAAGGCCACTCCAGCTGAAAAGGAGGAGTATGCCAAACGAAACACAGAAACCCAGGATATGCAGGAACAGGAATCAGAAATGCCGATGGATCCTGACGCTGGAGCGCTGGCCTATCTAACCAGTGTTCGGGAAATGGCGATCTGGGCCTGGAAAAACAGTGAAGTAATAGGGGAAGAAGTGATGTGGTACGATCCCGTGCCAGGTCAATATATTCCTTGTGGTCCTGTAGAAGAATTAGGAGGTGGAAAAGCCATGTCCTTATGATTTAGAATTCCACATTTTATTAACAATTTCAAAAACCGAAATTGGAGTACATGCTCTGGTTTCGGTTTTTTGATTTTACGAATCTTATAGTAAGTTATTCTAAAACTGAGAATAATGAGTTTTATTGACCTCAGATTATAAAAAGTAAAATTTACGCTTATAAATTTAGCGAAATCGTTTTCGTG contains the following coding sequences:
- a CDS encoding Gfo/Idh/MocA family protein, giving the protein MSKIKLGILGGGEDSLIGVLHRVASSMFDKYEVVGGVFDPTYDKSLNFGKKLGLDPDRLYRDLDHLVEEENKRAEEDRIQVISVLTPNFLHFPMAKKLVENNFHVICEKPLTTTYEEAKVLVDLQAEKGKIFGVTYTYTGYPMVRQMKQMIADGVIGKIQKVDVQYYQGWINPIIHDKEKRSSTWRLDPGKSGISCCIGDIGTHAFNMVEYVTGQQVEQILADLNYLYEDNPMDIDGTVLLRFSGKAKGVLRASQIATGEENNFTVQIYGEKGGLKWQQENPNYLYLMVDGKPLQVLKPGHVYNSDFSLEGTKLPPGHPEGIFDSMGNIYLGIANAINGKKKFDGAYPLLQEGARGMKFIEKTVASHKEGNVWIKLDD
- a CDS encoding MFS transporter, giving the protein MSKLVRFQLSLMMFLEFFIWGGWFVTLGTFLDFNLNASGAQIATAFSTQSWGAIIAPFIIGLIADRFFNAEKILGILHLAGAVLMYLMYNSTNFAEFYPLVLGYMIAYMPTLALVNSVSFNQMKDPAKEFSFIRVFGTIGWIVAGLVISYVFFWDAPEAREEGMLRNTFLMVGIASAFLGLFSFTLPKTPPTVDRSKKVSLVETLGLDALSLLKSKNFLVFFLASVLICIPLAFYYQNANLFLSEIGTENPTGLMTIGQASEVLFMLLLPFFFKRFGFKMTIIAGMIAWTIRYLLFAYGDAGELVFMLILGIALHGLCYDFFFVAGQIYTDFKAGEKFKSSAQGLITLATYGVGMLIGFYVAGLISDSNLVGEKLHDWKSIWIFPAAFAFGVMILFALFFRNEKIDKSQIEI
- a CDS encoding sugar phosphate isomerase/epimerase family protein, with translation MRLHYFKVSQLLILSFLLVSFTFTSCKDNNNKEQQGETANVDSTATDSLFFKLSLAEWSLNKPIFAGELDPMDFAEKAHEYGFEGLEYVTAFYAQRIKDAEDPEAEMQAVLDTLKAKSEEFGLRNLLLMVDAEGDLAANDSVARNQAVENHKKWVDAAAFLGCHSIRVNLFGSDEAEEWKTNSIDGLSKLATYAEDKDINILVENHGYLSSDADLLVEVMKGVGMENVGTLPDFGNFCLKREGGERWEAKCIEEYPRYEGVEKMMPYAKAVSAKSYTFDDAGEEELIDYKKMLKIVKDAGYTGFIGVEFEGTDISPEEGIMDTKNLLINSAKQL
- a CDS encoding GMC oxidoreductase; translation: MSNFYENDSYDAIVVGTGISGGWAAKELTEKGFKTLVLERGRMVEHVKDYPTMNDDPWDYKYKGQLPREEVKRQEKQARTGYTVTESSRHWFVDDIKHPYNETKRFDWMRGYHVGGRSIMWGRHSYRWSDLDFAANKLDGHGVDWPIRYKDISPWYDKVESFIGVCGEKLGLSQLPDGQFLPPMDLNCVEDYFRTSISDNFNGRVMTSGRVAHITGDKKFEGRNKCQFRNRCIRGCPYGGYFSSNSSTLPAAAKTGNMDLRPYSIVSEVIYDPETKRAKGVKVIDTETKEEFEYYANVIFLCASAMASTSILMQSKSDRFPNGLGNDSGELGHNIMDHHFRVGASGKYDGFQDSYYKGRKPNGIYLPRFRNLEGNKDNLDFVRGYGYQGGASRGNWQDMIAEVGYGKELKEKLTEPGGWTMGLLAFGETLPYHENKMTLDYDKLDEWGLPTITFDAEFKENELKMRKDMREQAIQMLEKAGFKEISSYDDIGAPGLGIHEMGTARMGRDPKTSVLNGNNQVHEVPNVYVTDGACMTSASCVNPSLTYMALTARAADHASKNFKKSNA
- a CDS encoding gluconate 2-dehydrogenase subunit 3 family protein, whose amino-acid sequence is MDRRKALKNIGLGAGIFIVGPSTLSLLQSCKNEPDYEWQPVFLSASHGFALKRILDVIIPKTDTPGASDLNIAQFIDSYMDVVADLDRRDHFVKSSEAFSAAFKNEYDKAHEDGTDEDFENIVKKYLKATPAEKEEYAKRNTETQDMQEQESEMPMDPDAGALAYLTSVREMAIWAWKNSEVIGEEVMWYDPVPGQYIPCGPVEELGGGKAMSL